The Elaeis guineensis isolate ETL-2024a chromosome 14, EG11, whole genome shotgun sequence genomic sequence CCTATTGGAATCCCAATTTCGACATCCAAGAAGAGATCGGGCATCGGACTGTGGATAACCACCACGCGAACGGACCAAAGGGTTAATAATGATCTTTGTCTAAACATGTCGAGTCAGGATGCGTCGCCTACGTGCTTACTAAGCTTATGTCATATTACTTCTTTTTGTCAGCTGCACAACGAGCGAAGGACAACTTATCAACTGACATGATCTGTACGACTCATCATCATTGATTCTCTTATAAGTAGAGGTAAGAGGATAACCTCCAGATACTCTCGTGTGTGTATCCCAAAAGATACTTTCTGCTCTCccattttcttcctctcttctgttGTGTCAGATTTCTGACTTGATCATCGGAGGATTTTCGTCGGAGTCAATTTCGATCGGAATTTATTTTACAGGAACATCGTTCTGGTGATCTTCTGTTTGCTCCAATCATTTTCTTGCGAGGTCGAAAATCTTCCACAATAAGTGCTAATCCTAAAAATCTTCTGCTTTTCTTATTGGCGGTTCATGTTTACCGCTTCTATCTGAATGGTACTTCAACTTTATGTGGAACATTTTctgttattttttattcttttgatTTGCTTTTACTACGTACATTCTCTAATGCAAGTTACCGGACCTGTTCCTTTTCTTTTGGTCATTGTACCACTTtgtatcatccaaaaatttaaaaaaaaccaTCTGCGAAGGCTATGTGAAGGTATAACTAACAATAATTAGTTTCACCACAAGAAATGAGTTACACCAAAGTCACAGACAGTGCAATCTAAATCACATGAGAAGTATAATTTTTTCCAATCTTCCACCATATGTCCATCTATGATTCATGGGATGTATAATATTTGGGGAGCAACGATCACCAACCACACCACCTTCTAGCTATGtcattaatcaataaaaaattttgatcattagaggctgcctttttttttttttttttgtttgctatTGTCAACAAATTATGATTTACTCAAAAACAGcaaccaaaaataaaaagaacCGCAAAAAAACAAGTAGCGCCGACCAACCCAAGCCAGTGGGACGCGTGTAAACCACCAACCTTGTACGtacagaaaaaaataataaaaaccgACGGGTCTATGTGACGTCTAACAGACAGTCGCGCGGCACGTGGAAAAGATTACGCGCTTGCGAAAGCTAGACCTAGAGTGCATTAAAATATGGCTTCTTTTGCCGCTTTTTCTCCGCAACCACGCCTGGGCCCCACAAGCTCCCTTGGTCGGTCTAATTTTGTAGTAATCTTTTGAGTCCATGATCTTGCGAGTCTGGCGCCGGCCGACTCATCCGGTAACGGCATATTCGGAATCTTTCTCGCTCTTGGGATCCGCTTTGTCTGCGGCGTTAGGGTCGGTCAGCGGAAATTTTGAAGTGGATAAGATGACCGGGTAGGGCAAAGAATAGAGAATAAGGCATGATTTTTTTGGTAATAAGAGAATAAGACATGTTATCCAATGGAAAAGGAACAAGAAATGTGTTCTCCTCTGAAGTCTGACCGTTTCATCATCCCCAAATTCATACTAGTCCTCGTATCTTAATGAAGCCTTTCTgacgtttaccaaaaaaaaaaaaaaatgtgaagtCTTTCTGACCGTTTCATCCTCCCCAAATTCATACTAGTCCTTGTATCTTAATGAAGACTTGTCTTCTCCAACGTTAGCCACAAAAGAGTATGCATTTAATTTTTGGATAGCGGAAGTTTTATGGTAACAATCGGGTAAGGTGTTGGAGTCCGAGGAGTGTTGCGGGTATTGGCAAAGGGAGTCCTTATATTTATCATGATTTTCTGGAATACAACAATTTATTACATTTTGACAAAAGAGATGGCATGTATATCTACTTgtgggatggtgatcgattcaaaAAGTCAATATTTATTTAAAGCATCAAAAGTATGTGTTGGGGTAACTACTTGGATTTACAATCTCGATTAAATCATGATCCGATATTTTGGTTAAAGTTTGACAATCTTCGACATTAGTAGATTTACTCGAATAAGTAACGACAATGCAACACTTAGAGGCGAATGGAAGAGCACGATTAGTTATAAATTGATGGGTAACAAACCTATTAAATAACTCGAATTTCGACCTATTATTATCTAAGAAACTATAATCAATGATCCAGAAGATCAAGGATCGTAAAGGCAGTTACCATGTATGAAGGGCACATTAACTATTTGTAATTGAAAAATCGTGCGTCTAATTAAATGCCCATTAAAACCTATATTTAATTCATTAAATCCTACGTTCCCACACTCTAAGGGATGAGATTATAGAGTAATAGTAAACTTTATCTCTATAAAAAGAGAGGCAAGAGGGAGTAAATTTTGACTAACTGATAATTTGCTCTAACTTCAatggttctcttttttttttttttttactgttccTTTAATTTCAGTTGACTTAAATATTGGAAGATCTTTTATCGGACAAACTCTGCTAAAAGGACTTATTTACAGAATCAACTTTCATCGGGAGCAAGATGCGATTTACTTGGTATCACACTGAGGTTTCTACCGATGTTTAGTGGCAGCAGTATGATTTACTTAACAGTGTTGAATTAGCTGATTTAGAGTGCACCAAATTGGATCGGTAGGCAGATGCATGATTCGGGTTTTTAAAACAAAATGGTGCTAGCCTGCTAAAACTCCACTCTTTCTTAGCTATTAAACATGGTTCAACCTGCTCatgatatacatacatataagcATATACATATTATCTAGGACATCCTTTATGCCCCTTGCTTAAGGACATCTCAGTTTGGAAATCTGTGTCTCATGCATTTCAGATTTTCTCACATAATGAGAGATGGGAACGGCTAACTGGCTTGCTGCTTATGTATGCATACCATGAGCAGATGCCATCCATTTTAGGTTACCTACATCCTTTACGTAGATGTGTATGGAGTTGCTTTTCATGCTTGTTAACAGGCTTTTTTATTTCTCTGTAGAGTAAATTTTCTGTTTCTGTTGGTGTTACCGGTCTGTGTAAACTTTCCCCTTTCTGTTCTCATAATCCATTCAtgtaccaaagaaaaaaaaaaaaaaaaaaatctgggacATCCTTTACAGTCTTCAAAACTTGGAGTTTTCCGCCTGGTACTTGAGTGTATGACATCACTTCTCAACATGCGCAAAGAATGATGACATAGAATGTGATGGAAGCATGGGCCGGGGCCATGGCAGAGGCCATGTTATGGGCCATTCCTCACTCTTCCCCTCCACACtacacccccccccccaccccaaccATCAAAAAGCATGAGATCAAAGAACATTTTGGATACTACCAGATATTAGCTTGTCTAAGATGGAGGATGCTACTTGGGTGCTatatatttaagtttaattaagttTTACTACTACATAATTGGTGAATGTCATGCCACAACCTGATGGTAGAtcttgatgggaccaaatttctCTGACTCCACATAATGATGTATCCAACTTGCTTCATGAATGTCGGTAGACCTGCAAGAAAACTAAAATAGGTTTTAAATGTGCAATTTTTACTGAAAAACCTTGCAAAACAATTCAGTGGGTTAACTGAGGCCTAACTAAGCTTTCAAATGGGCAGAGCAAAAGCCGGGCACAGGTTAAATTCTACAAGAGCACCTGAATCTTTATGATTTTGTTTCCACCTTATCATGCAAAAAAGGATTCTTTACAAGCAACCACAAAAATTCCAACAATAATTTTGCCGCTGACTACATGCACAAATATTGACCTGCAAAGAAACATAATATAAAGCTCTCCATCCCAAAATGAGAAGATACATGCCTCAATTCAAAAGTATAAGCTGGACAGaacaggattaaaaataattaactgATCCAAATCTTgagaattttgaaaatttgaggcGCATCTTTCTTTCACCAAACAAGAAGTGCTCAGATTCATTCATATTGATTAACAATACAATTATCCACATTAACAAACTTGAATGAAAAAGTTTGGGAAACCAACAACTAAAAGACTAAAGCCAGGGCTTCTTTTTCAACGCCCAAACAGAGAAACACGGTCTTTCTGGATTGCTTGAGAAAGGTTCATATCAAAAAGTTCACAACGGATTGGCATCTCCATTTCATAGAAAGGGTTCTTCAGAACATAATCCGTGTACAACTCATAGATAACTTTTAGCAGACCTTCCATGTGTTGTGCGCCAGGCTCGCAAACAACAAAAAATTTTGTACCTGTCACAtgttgattgaaaaaaaaaaaagaaaagaaaaattcaacatatcaatatgatttaaaatttctATTGATAATTAAAAGAGATACAAGACCCATAAAAACAGTTACAAAGGATTATATCGTTGAATTTTGAAGACATTATATTTGGTTATGGAAGTGGAAACATGGGGATGACATAAAACATACCGTACATTTAGGCTAAAATATAGGCACACTAAAAATGATGGTCAGTTAAAAAGCCATTTAGAAGAAGTCCTGTAAGCTAGTAATGTAAGCTTCCCTCGAACTCCACAAATATGAATGTTATAAAGATAGCGTTGGTGGCaaatagattatatctaaaatccCATCAGGATCCTTGAAAATTTAAAGGGCAGGGCTCAGGTATCAAGCATTCTCCAGGACCATAGAAGTGGTACTAAAAAAAAAGTATGCCTATTCGCTTTGGAGAATTTACTTTTACCAAAAAGTATGCCTATCTGCTTTGGAGAATTTACTTTTACTCCTGTTCTGTCCAGCTTATACTTTTGAATTGAGGCATGTATGTTCTCATTTTGGGATGGAGAGCTTTATATTATGTTTCTTTGCAGGTCAATATTTGTGCATATAGTCAGCGGCAAAATTATTGTTGGAATTTTTGTGGTTGCACTGTTAAAGAATCCTTTTTTACATGATAAGGTGGAAACAAAATCACAAAGGTTCAGGTGCTGTTGTAGAATTTAACCTGTGCCCGGGTCTTGCTCTGCCCATTTGAAAGCTTAGTTAGGCCTCAATTAACCCTcaagtttaaaaataaatattgtaCTTGAGCTATCGACCTTTTTTGGGCCTGTTTGAATAGTTGGGCCCAAAATCCCACCAGATTCGTAGATTGGGCCAATACAATCATCAAAAAACATTGAACAACCATCTAAAACTATCTTGTATATAAACTGGCCAAAATCccatagggagaaaaaaaatgatctcagcagatcaatttttttctccCTATGGGAACATAAGCCTAGCCCGGGCTTCTTTTTTCTAGCTGTACTAGTCCAAGCCCATGAATCCTATAGGATTTTGGGCTTAGACATCCAAACAAGCCCTAGGTGGACAACAATTCCTGCTTGCAGACAAGGAACTGAAAGAAACAGAAAAAGGACTATAGAAGACAAGCCATGAGGAACTGGCAGGTCAAGTAGCGGTCACAGGTGCATGAAGCAATTATTCTCCTTCACACTCCATATGGTGGCGACACACAATTAACATAGGGGCAAAAGACTAATATGAACAGAATCCTGCAGATATCAAGTTCATTGTCACTCAGCTTCCAGATAAGAAAGCCTAGATGAAAAGCTCTCAACCAAAATACATGAAATCTAACTATCAATATCTGATTTTCTTCAAAGCATGTCATAATAGCGTTCTAGGACTTCGGTTGGTCTAATCACTGACAAATTGTGAAGACTGACTGCAGAAAATGTCTACCATTGTCCTCCATAAAATTATTATCTTAGGTGGCTTCGGACAGGGAAGGGTTGTAATATGAACAATGTAGTATGAAAAAAAACCATTGTGATAGACATTCTAGGCTTTACCTTTCCTCAATTGATATGGATTTACACAACAAAAATAGTTCTAGATAATATCAAACTGCATTTGTGGTTGCTTGCAAAATCATGCTCATGGAAATGGAAGATGTTATTCTTTGAATTTAGATTATGACAACCATGTGATTCAACAATTTAAGAAACTACAATCTCTTTAAAATCTTCTACTTTGTGAGGAACTTATTAATTTACTATATGTCTGTCTAAGATGTAGGTGAGAATGAAAGAAAGAATCTATTGAAGAAATCAAGTAACATATAGGAGGAATGGCTGCAAGCAATATAATTATAGATTGGTGAGAGTTATCAGTGGAAAATTAGAAGCAGTAGGAAAAATTGAAATGCCAAAGTTGCAGTGCTGTTACATAGAAGTCATGGTATTATGCAACAACCTCCAGATTGCTACTAGTAAATTAATGCATGATGTTAAAACACAGCTTGAACATAATAATTAGTATCAGAGAgtccactctttttttttttttttttttgcttttcctccctctctctcaggCTGGGGGTGTTAGAATACTTACATTGACTCAATGCTGTGCATCAAAATTTTCACAGATACAATGAAGGAAATTAGGAAACTATACAGCTGGCTTTACAAGCAAAACCACTATTTTCTTGAATTAATCAGACTCAAATTGTCACTTTTCTGACCAGTCAAATCACTTTTGTGCACTGAGACAAAGCAAGTATTTGTTGTCTACTCAACACATCAAAATTTTCGTGCTACCACAAACAGAAAGGGTTTAAAGGTTATTTAATTTCCACCAAAATGAAACAACAGAACCTAGTCAATTGATATTTTTCCTAAAAATATCATGGAATCAACCACGGGCCTAATAAATGACATCCAGTAGTTTCTACTCACCCATGCAACTGGCTTATAATATTCTCCTTTTCTTTCATGGGTTTGTCGATTGCTGCAATATGGCATCATAATTTTATAAATGCATGAACCTTTAGTCTGTCATTAATAAACCTTCATTATGAACACCAATATGTAAACAGACTATCATATTTCTTTTTGCCTTTGCTTTGTGTTGTTTGGCTTACTGCAACATGGCAATCCAACAGGTACCTGTTTAGATCAAACAGATGAACAGAGACATATATAAACATGTCAATTCAATATCTAGCCTTTCATCAAATACGTACCACTGGAATTAAGTCTAAGAAATGAGTAGTTCTTGCCAAAAAAAAGTGATAAAAatgtaaaagaaataaaaaattgcaTGTGCTTGAAAATGGAAAGAGAATGGTTTCAGTGTTTGGCTTGATGAATTGAATCAATACTTCATGTTATTGCCCACTTAATCAATAATGACATTCCAGAGACTGTCTATTTTTCAAGACCAAGTCCTTTTCTTCAAATAAACCCCTCAAGTGCAAGACATTCAAATGATAGAATTCCCTTCAAAGATCTTTGACATTCTCCTCCCATCATAACCTACTAACTCCGCTTCTTGACCTAAATAGGTAGCTAAAAAATTTGATGATTAGTCTAGAAAACCAATCAAAGTGAAAAACCAACCCAAACGGGTATATTAAATTTCATGATTTCCAAGCCCTCTCTCCAACATTTAGCTCACAAAGCATATCAAATTGCATACTAATCTATACTGGCAACTCAAATCCATAGTTCCCAAGTTTCCTCTCAAACATTAAGCACAACATTTTCCGAAAAAAATAAAACCAAGTTAACGGTCACCTAAATCTGCCTTTTTCTAGTCACCTATCATACATCAACCTCTGCAATCTAATCAAATTGGAAGCAGATCATAGAGATGCGTCGAGTTGATACCAGTGAGGGATTGGAAGCAGTGGAGATCGAAGGTGTCGGCCTGGAGGAGCTCAATCCCGTTGCATCCGAGGGTGGGGGATAGCTGCTGCGAGATCGCATGCATCGAGTGCCACAAGCTCGCCAGCCTCAAGCTATCATTCGTGTCCATCCGCCCAGCCGATCCATAATCCTTTCAGCACCCCAAAAATCAATTAAAAAGCCCAACTTTTTTGCTCAAAATTTATGGAATCAACAATTCTTACAATAAGAAAGCAAAAATCCAGGACTATTATCAAAGAAAAAACCAACTTTGGTGGACTTAGGGTTTTAATTTACCTTGTAGAATATGAGACCGCCGGATTTGTTGATGATGAAGAGACTGTAGATCGCCGCCATTGCGAAGACGAGATCGAATTTTCgttctattttttaagaaaaatttgaCGGTAGCAATTTTCTTCCAGATAGGAGAAAAAAGAAACTGAGATACGAGGAGGAAAGATACAGATTACCGCTCTCGATCCCGCTCCCAATTTCACCCCAAGGCCCAGTTCCGAAAGCACCAAATTTGTAGCTACTCATAGAAGCTTTATGAGGATGCAGGATCTGCCGTCCGTGTTTAGTACCGTGGATGCACTAAGGGCCGATCGGATGTGTCCGCATACTATTTTTTATGTATAGCAGGTGATGGAACTTCCCGGATAGAGCTTTGGATGCGTCGTAATTTAGTTAAATGGCAATAGGTTTTCCTGGGGTAagcgtgtttttttttttttcaataacaaTGAATCACCCATGCAATTTTTGCAAAGACCGAGAAGGCAGGCTCAGGTCCGACCAAAGAGTTCTCTACGGTAGTATTTGGTTATCCTTATTCTCGTTATTCTATCCCATCTTATACTTCCAAATACACGGTAAAATAGTGATGGGCTCCGCACATTTAGcaatttcaatcaaaaaaatacaTTGGTTACATCTTATTTCCATCTATCTGAGATAAGCTATTCTATATTAGACCATAAAATAGCTTATTTTAGATCCATCATGAAAAATAATTGCACCTTATTTTAGATTACGAAATAATACTATATTAATTGCATTTTACTCCTAATGGACTTAAGGGATTttcaattaaataaaaatttaaaataagtatagAGAATAGTTATTCtttaaaaattcatatttttatttcaaaaataacaaaaaaataatcaaacacTATCTACTGTGATCCGCAATAAATGTAGTCATCCAACCTGCTGCTGTTGATGTGGTTGTTTGTAAAACTATCACTGCCTCTAATATTCAATATCGTTGTTGGTTCGAGTAGGATGGTACCTTATGCTACTCtattgatataattttttaaaaatttttatgaaaattaaatttttttttacaaaaaattggTGCTTTTGTAGTTTTATCCAATCCAACCTATTCAATCTATCCTATCTAACTCTATCTATTATATCCTATGCTGAAGCAAGCATAAACTAAATATGAATAATGACTTATGCGGCTCATGTCCAACCTATTACCATCGTTTATTTTGAGAGCTTCATATTGCGTTTTATGTTAATCTTTGGACCAGCAGGCCAACCAGAAGCTCCACCATGCTCACTGTTAAGGCCCTTCAAGCTTGCTTTCCTTGAAAGAAAGAGAAGCAGGAAGAGATAGGAGATAGGGGAGGAGAACGTACGGAGAGGTATCAGACGAAAGGAGCAGAAGAAAAACTGCATCACAAAGAAGCTGGAACGTTAAACTGCCAGCATATTGAATTAAGCTTGTGTCTTCAACATGATCGAATCCGCGGCGGTTCTTGCCCAATCTTTTAGAAGAAAAGAGCCCAGAATTACGACCTATGAACTTATGCAGATGGTTATCAAACAACCTCTCTTTCCTTTGTATCCAAAATTAACCGGCAAGTGACCGCCTCATTGGAGAACCAACCCTAATAGCCAGCCCTTTCTAAGTTCATTTAGTGGCCGGTCGAAGCGTCAAACCATCGAATTTAGTGACTTCTTCGGCTGTGCCGCTTGAGACCGCGTCCGATATCTCAGAAAGCCCTGGAAGTGGCGGTACAACCAAGTACTACCAAAACATTCACATCCATTACTTTCATCCGTTTGGAAGAGTGAATTCTATTAATACTTTTTTTTTCCCGGGCCGGGGGGCGAGGGGTGTAAGAAATAGAGTGTAATATAAATTGACGTTGTTACGTATTTTTTTGAAGTACCATTTCATCCAAGTTCTTGATGCCATGGAGAGGAAAACATATGTGTTACGGTGATACCATAAATATCTCAGTTTCATATTTAGGAAGTATATCGAACTATATATTTGCTGTGAAAAGACATATTGAGCTATATGCTTGTTGTGAAGAACTATATTTATATTGAGATGAACTATCCTGATATGAGTTGTGTTATCCTGAGCTATATCTATACTAAGATAAGCTATCCTGAGCATCATTTATGCTGATAAGAGCTATCTTAAACCTCATTTATACTGAGCTGAGGTATACTTGATCATTTTCATATCAAACTGAGATATTCTATACTTAGCCATCTTTATGCCATGGCAAATATCCACACCATgtagaaaaaatcaaaaacaatAAATACTCCCACATGAGAACATATGAAGGCTAAAATTTCTCTACCCTCTCAGTTCGTGATTGATAGCCTATGTAATTAATAGGTGGGACCCTCCTGTACTATGAGGTGATATCACTCACCTAACTCAAGAAGGTCAAAAGGTCAGGCACGATCTTTGAGGATATTCAATGAGGATATTCAAATGCTCTACTCATTATATTGCCAGTAACTACCTTCTCACTCCATGAAAGCGACTAGAGGCTGAAATATCTCACCTATAATGGCAAGCTCAACGGCCCTGCAATCTCAAAATCTCACAATCTTCATATAACTGTGTGACCAACTATTTGACAACCTCctatataagcaaccaaagcCTCGAGGATCAAGATTAGCCGagcaatccctctcagagaactcaTTGCTGCTTCTATTGCTCTCTgaatctgacttaagcatcggagggtcctcgtcAGAATAGGAGTGGAACTGGATTGAGCTGGTCGGGCCCTACCCCTACCCAAGCTCGGTCCGAAAATAATTTTCGAGTTTCGGGCTGGGCTTAGACCCgatgaatatataaaaatctcggACCGAGCCCGGTCTGAGCTTAGGCCCGAGCTCGGCCCGAAGACCTTTCGATCGGCTCGAAGACCTTTGGGCCGGCCCGAGTTTTGTTCAACCCAAAGCCCACGCTCGCCTACTCCCTCCCCTTCTTCGCCTCATCCTCTGGTGCTGTGGCTGAGACCATGTTCAAGACCCTCTTCGGCACGGTGACACCTCCTCTACCAACTCCACCCCCTCCCAGTCTATGAAGGCTCTGCCACCGTCGCCTCCCGATCACAGGCCATCGTCGACATCCGATCACATGCCGTCGTGTTCTGGAGCTCTGGTTCCTTCTTTGCCATCCTCTATCTCTCGATGGCCATGTCAGGGCCGCTCGATGGGGGTTTCATCCT encodes the following:
- the LOC105057304 gene encoding uncharacterized protein, which gives rise to MAAIYSLFIINKSGGLIFYKDYGSAGRMDTNDSLRLASLWHSMHAISQQLSPTLGCNGIELLQADTFDLHCFQSLTGTKFFVVCEPGAQHMEGLLKVIYELYTDYVLKNPFYEMEMPIRCELFDMNLSQAIQKDRVSLFGR